From one Anopheles cruzii chromosome 3, idAnoCruzAS_RS32_06, whole genome shotgun sequence genomic stretch:
- the LOC128274226 gene encoding nonsense-mediated mRNA decay factor SMG5, whose product MEYSSNDVKQLFRSVYTLVKGQDELKAGLTASETLAPKFLLSHRLLVSQCIQLMFEDFESVGRKSREILWRKGYYDVISALKRQKGRTDGRVLLEAADQLIREGINYFKAVVLRFGDLFHLETLKHLVDYALLEDYDDEALRQESTCYSLLQLRPASQGSNPKELYTKQEVSYALETIHSLLIALGDLHRYRMEFGIGNRIEIRDRTRSYYMEAFKLNPKIGMAQNQLGMLVAGQNHNLDAVYHYLYSLCCANPFECSETNVSNIFQKNILLLENGGLESSDFADEDDHAVKQFISAFLLVVDVFFYNKDVTDFMSLCHSVLIDFKKVLGIRQLLEEYVMTEDMIFKVVSILFFCMYRIKLTNSDKIHSLNAFLVALCSELLEYCTMGVEKCIVENVRDDNRFREMYLERYRLYDEQVHRARTMAKHGVYSKDQKSSSGVEEGTGSQDSRGTSNADNPNCKDKPKDKTAKKTAGGQRKQSRRRRRAYSNGSDSDGNGDEEDMDEYSNGNYDSDFDFSESDSSVDGGEEEEEEEEDDMISLSSFGSYDDYTGGEEDEREDGTGRAAKKKHSNLAREVAQQPRGPTADEEFKYKKRYNKTNPNIVLEFAHSDRTIRSLKMLFDWLLCNMDVLHNCYQSNPEFVHNIMKLLNHFNIDIFTNRFFFCREFITMDGLREDLHSIFLARRTIPLREDVAMKRFPLFEPTQDGLQWELPYKLGISAEDECLLRMMKLVDFGFTVCKSKKFDYCFVPKTREFSLRAFRSQSAGAISKSQQRRRKKKLLAVGHKSEWNGGAKQQQQQGGKQRAAQHQRQMGEKRRDRDGGGDRQPRLVHDDDDPGDIFHFPQEYKRNRNRKQEQHDDPSSLPEGNGEQLSLFTKKGYLRNRENGILRRGAAGGRVGELGGGSDCAPIGKEKRPTPVLQPKPVEKKKDLRYKMGRLYLRHCVGTRESELQVNKRTVRFSPYLVLDAKCLSEYTSIVKNLVKTGTFIVLIPSIVLSELDETKKDNDGARNAIKWLETEFGAGNRFLRTQTANESQPMPLVKIPKKLDREGVIFQHIVQFCNHFVSNHPDKDKNSSIITYLSGDNLSNKKFGNGSSYVGILEAIPVKFEQIVTFYSSYKRK is encoded by the exons ATGGAATATTCCAGCAACGACGTGAAGCAGCTGTTCAG GTCCGTCTACACCCTGGTGAAGGGACAAGATGAACTCAAGGCGGGACTGACGGCGAGCGAAACTCTGGCACCAAAATTTCTGCTCAGCCACCGACTGCTGGTTTCGCAGTGCATACAGCTGATGTTCGAGGACTTCGAAAGTGTGGGAAGAAAGTCGCGCGAAATACTGTGGCGTAAGGGCTACTACGACGTGATTTCCGCTCTGAAGCGCCAGAAAGGGCGCACCGATGGCCGGGTGCTGCTGGAAGCAGCCGATCAGTTGATTCGCGAAGGAATCAACTACTTCAAGGCGGTAGTGCTGCGTTTTGGGGATCTCTTTCACCTCGAGACTTTGAAACATTTGGTCGATTATGCGCTTCTGGAGGATTACGACGACGAGGCACTGCGTCAGGAGTCAACGTGCTACTCGTTGCTGCAGCTGCGTCCCGCCAGCCAGGGATCGAACCCCAAGGAACTCTACACGAAGCAGGAAGTCTCGTACGCATTGGAGACGATCCACAGCCTGCTCATTGCTCTTGGCGATTTGCACCGCTACCGGATGGAGTTTGGCATTGGCAACCGCATCGAAATACGGGACCGCACGCGCAGTTACTACATGGAGGCGTTCAAGCTGAACCCCAAGATTGGCATGGCCCAGAACCAGCTGGGGATGCTGGTCGCCGGGCAGAATCATAACCTTGACGCGGTGTACCACTACCTGTACTCGTTGTGCTGTGCGAACCCGTTCGAGTGCAGCGAAACCAATGTCAGTAACATCTTCCAGAAGAATATTCTGCTGCTGGAAAACGGAGGTTTGGAGTCGTCGGATTTTGCAGATGAGGACGATCACGCGGTGAAGCAGTTCATTTCGGCGTTCCTGTTGGTTGTGGATGTGTTCTTCTACAACAAGGATGTGACGGACTTTATGTCTCTTTGCCACTCGGTGTTGATTGACTTCAAAAAAGTGCTCGGCATCCGCCAACTACTGGAAGAGTACGTCATGACGGAGGACATGATCTTCAAGGTGGTCTCGATTCTGTTCTTCTGCATGTACCGTATCAAGCTGACCAATTCGGACAAGATCCACAGTCTGAACGCGTTCTTGGTCGCACTTTGCTCGGAGCTGCTCGAGTACTGCACGATGGGCGTGGAGAAGTGCATCGTAGAGAATGTCCGCGACGACAATCGCTTCCGCGAGATGTACTTGGAACGGTACCGTCTGTACGATGAACAGGTCCATCGCGCAAGGACCATGGCCAAACACGGAGTGTATTCGAAGGATCAAAAATCTTCATCCGGCGTCGAGGAGGGCACGGGCAGTCAGGATAGTCGTGGTACGTCGAATGCAGACAACCCGAATTGCAAAGACAAACCGAAGGACAAAACTGCTAAGAAGACGGCCGGTGGTCAGAGAAAACAGTCGCGTCGTCGTAGAAGAGCGTACTCGAACGGAAGCGATTCGGATGGAAACGGCGACGAAGAGGACATGGACGAGTATTCTAACGGAAACTACGATTCAGACTTCGACTTTTCCGAGTCAGATTCCAGCGTCGACGGTGgggaagaggaagaggaggaggaggaagatgaTATGATTTCGCTGTCCAGTTTCGGTTCGTACGATGACTACACCGGTGGCGAGGAGGATGAACGGGAAGATGGCACGGGACGGGCAGCGAAGAAAAAGCACTCAAATCTGGCGCGCGAAGTCGCCCAGCAGCCGCGCGGACCGACCGCGGATGAGGAGTTCAAGTACAAGAAGCGCTACAACAAGACGAACCCCAACATTGTGCTTGAGTTCGCGCATTCCGATCGAACGATTCGCTCGCTGAAGATGCTGTTCGATTGGTTGCTGTGCAACATGGATGTGCTGCACAATTGTTACCAATCGAATCCGGAGTTCGTGCACAACATCATGAAGTTGCTGAATCACTTCAACATAGACATCTTCACCAATCGGTTCTTCTTCTGCCGGGAGTTCATCACGATGGACGGTTTGCGGGAGGATCTGCACTCGATTTTCCTAGCCCGCCGCACGATTCCGTTGCGCGAGGATGTCGCCATGAAGCGCTTCCCTCTGTTCGAACCGACCCAGGACGGACTGCAGTGGGAGCTGCCGTACAAGCTGGGCATCAGTGCGGAGGACGAATGTTTGCTGCGCATGATGAAGTTGGTCGATTTTGGGTTTACCGTTTGTAAGTCGAAGAAGTTCGACTATTGCTTCGTGCCAAAAACGCGTGAGTTCAGCTTGCGTGCGTTTCGCAGCCAATCGGCTGGTGCCATCTCGAAGAGTCAgcagagaagaagaaagaaaaagctGCTCGCCGTCGGACACAAGAGTGAGTGGAATGGCGGcgcaaaacagcagcaacaacagggCGGCAAACAGCGTGCCGCACAGCACCAGCGACAGATGGGCGAAAAACGTCGTGATCGCGATGGCGGAGGCGACCGTCAGCCGCGCCTTGTGCATGACGATGACGACCCGGGggacatttttcacttcccgCAAGAGTATAAACGCAACCGCAATCGCAAACAGGAGCAGCACGATgatccgtcgtcgttgccggaAGGCAACGGAGAGCAACTATCACTGTTTACGAAGAAGGGCTATCTTCGTAACCGTGAGAATGGCATACTTCGAcgtggtgctgccggtggccgtgtaGGTGAGCTAGGTGGCGGCTCCGATTGTGCTCCGATAGGCAAGGAAAAACGCCCCACGCCTGTActgcaaccgaaaccggtggagaagaagaaggaccTTCGGTACAAAATGGGCAGACTTTATCTGCGTCATTGTGTGGGAACTCGTGAATCGGAG TTGCAGGTCAACAAGCGAACCGTTAGGTTCTCGCCGTATTTGGTGCTGGATGCAAAGTGCTTGTCGGAGTACACCTCGATCGTGAAGAACTTGGTGAAAACGGGAACGTTTATAGTGCTCATACCCAGCATTG TGTTGAGCGAACTGGATGAGACGAAAAAAGACAACGACGGTGCTCGTAATGCCATCAAATGGTTGGAAACTGAATTTGGTGCGGGCAATCGGTTCTTACGTACACAAACTGCCAACGAATCACAACCGATGCCACTGGTTAAGATTCCGAAAAAGTTGG ATCGTGAAGGGGTCATTTTtcaacacatcgttcaatttTGCAATCACTTCGTGTCGAACCACCCAGATAAGGATaaaaacagcagcatcatAACGTACCTTTCGGGAGATAACCTGAGCAACAAGAAGTTCGGCAACGGTTCCAGCTACGTCGGCATACTGGAAGCCATACCGGTGAAATTCGAGCAGATTGTCACGTTTTACTCCAGCTACAAAAGGAAATGA
- the LOC128274228 gene encoding ralBP1-associated Eps domain-containing protein 1 has translation MDELSEAELRYYNDLFKICSETDSGGKVPALKATSLFRSANLSNETINKITSLVGIPQTALYLSRQQFYGCLKLIAAYQASVPLREEILTTSLNLPLPQFSWIDPVAGPPSASSTSDPVVSNATAGGATSAGTTERNGFVEGKHHRPGGSNITAVKHLPLVPSSGGSGSGQQQDSSASTGGELTNSDQPSTDSEVEHNDDGSGSGSMIRGERERHTVGMLKGGGVVMVGGTHPVVGGGGGGAGGAGGSPEAWSTASDSPTPTNSVAERPWANQNLWQGLVCEEQRQLLGTEEESSDRHSSDDEEQEIDLEYFYQISQTQKDYYLKQFRTIQPDVHGLVSGPVARVFFEKSRIPIDELRHIWQMCDVTRDGALNLAEFTAAMHLVVLRRNNIPVPATLPPCLLPTLLQHSLLQPSTGGSKGTGTAEVSATGVSGGSNGTAAVPERTEPAEADLLHLESDDNLESGSKRKRVVTVKSSRRMVPVPDSLAFAKIGGSGSAGVVPAVPQDSPPVSVSSSATGSGSVALATKGSGSSSGSSGSGSSGSGPVNTGGSSTTGGRKTPPNMSPPVLAQQPPPPQPLPAATKGKPSEHPVTPPNEKNLKKWEEWTKFMESPTSNVSSPGPKPVNFDLQRTTQAIVSDPQILHPVPLRVTPVGAEAVDNSSLVYSDANHGLLAVQSTEESSPKQNVQSQQQHHSTPQQQRDSLTNSSDLRAIQRPQSKKPPSKGVGAIPPPPQRESGSNALLANDTSMTISLDGAGFAVASAPAPLAKKSSVDQQQPPPPLPPPRPSAHRHTRSSSLDLNKLKLATGASVAPLKMPPPPEIPPRVVTPPTADQPPAGTTNHAFADFTHFPTGHRGATAMVEANNITTIHLDAAGNMTHHSTPHRGSGTLPKSLVMHTAPRQSAFEVYRKPLTADGARTVRGSQSPPQQPPLVTSRSVESSAVVNSGDYDKRISALSDSLRQVRFKSNDPPPVMADALKQLKEQNLLLLRVCNDLSEELLHIQQKREDIRIKIELQEQILGGGNALVAAATTGPSSLPASVTATHHLSHHHANL, from the exons ATGGACGAGCTGAGCGAAGCGGAGCTTCGCTACTACAATGATTTGTTCAAAATCTGCAGCGAAACGGATAGTGGCGGCAAGGTTCCGGCACTGAAGGCCACCTCCCTGTTCCGGTCGGCCAATCTTTCCAACGAGACCATAAATAAG ATTACGTCCCTGGTAGGCATCCCACAGACGGCGCTCTACCTTTCGCGGCAACAGTTTTACGGTTGTCTGAAGCTCATTGCCGCCTATCAGGCTTCCGTGCCGCTGCGGGAGGAAATATTGACCACCTCGCTTAACCTGCCACTGCCACAGTTTAGCTGGATTGATCCGGTGgcggggccaccgtcggccagctCTACTTCTGACCCCGTGGTCAGCAACGCCACCGCGGGTGGAGCCACCAGCGCGGgcacaacggaacgaaatggcTTTgtcgaaggaaaacatcaCCGCCCCGGAGGGAGCAACATCACTGCCGTGAAGCATCTGCCTCTGGTTCCGTCGAGCGGTGGCAGCGGGtcgggccagcagcaggacagtAGTGCTTCGACCGGAGGAGAGCTAACGAATTCCGACCAACCGAGCACCGACTCGGAGGTGGAGCACAATGACGATGGCAGCGGAAGTGGGAGCATGATCCgcggcgaacgcgaacggcACACGGTTGGCATGCTGAAGGGAGGCGGCGTGGTCATGGTCGGTGGAACTCACCCGGTAgtcggaggcggtggtggtggtgctggtggtgccggtggttcaCCGGAAGCGTGGAGCACAGCGAGCGACAGCCCCACACCGACCAACAGCGTGGCGGAGCGTCCGTGGGCTAATCAAAACCTGTGGCAGGGTCTGGTGTGCGAAGAGCAACGGCAGCTGCTGGGTACGGAAGAGGAATCGTCCGACCGGCACAGTAGCGACGACGAGGAACAGGAAATCGATCTCGAATACTTCTACCAGATTTCGCAAACTCAGAAAGACTACTATCTGAAGCAGTTCCGCACAATACAACCGGACGTTCATGGGCTGGTCAGTGGACCGGTGGCTAG GGTGTTTTTCGAAAAATCACGCATCCCCATCGACGAACTGCGACACATCTGGCAGATGTGTGATGTGACCCGCGACGGTGCCCTCAATTTGGCCGAGTTTACGGCCGCCATGCATCTGGTGGTGCTCCGGAGAAACAACATACCGGTTCCCGCCACGTTACCGCCCTGTCTGTTGCCCACACTCCTGCAGCACTCGCTCCTACAACCGAGCACCGGTGGATCAAAGGGCACGGGTACGGCAGAGGTATCTGCAACCGGCGTGAGCGGTGGCAGTAACGGCACTGCCGCCGTCCCGGAACGAACCGAGCCGGCCGAAGCCGATCTGCTGCATCTGGAAAGTGATGACAATCTGGAGAGCGGCAGCAAACGGAAGCGGGTGGTCACGGTCAAGAGCTCCCGGCggatggttccggttccggactcATTGGCGTTCGCCAAGATCGGAGGCAGTGGTTCGGCGGGAGTGGTACCAGCGGTGCCACAGGACAGCCCCCCGGTCTCGGTGTCCTCAAGCGCTACCGGGTCCGGATCGGTTGCCCTCGCCACCAAGGGAAGCGGCAGTAGCAGTGGGAGCAGTGGCAGTGGTAGTAGCGGCAGCGGTCCGGTTAACACAGGAGGTAGCTCGACGACGGGCGGTCGAAAAACGCCACCAAACATGTCGCCACCGGTACTGGCGCAGCAgcctccgccaccgcagcCACTGCCGGCCGCtacgaaaggaaaaccatcGGAACATCCCGTAACACCACCGAACGAGAAGAACCTAAAG AAATGGGAGGAGTGGACCAAGTTTATGGAATCTCCCACATCGAACGTTTCTAGTCCCGGGCCGAAGCCGGTCAACTTTGATCTGCAACGTACGACGCAGGCGATCGTATCCGATCCGCAAATCTTGCATCCCGTTCCCTTGCGCGTAACGCCCGTGG GTGCCGAAGCGGTCGACAATAGTAGTCTAGTCTATTCTGATGCCAACCACGGTCTGTTGGCTGTCCAGTCGACTGAGGAGTCGAGTCCCAAGCAGAACGTTCAatcgcaacagcaacaccattCGACGCCGCAACAGCAACGGGACTCTCTGACCAACAGCAGTGATCTGCGTGCCATCCAAAGACCGCAATCGAAGAAGCCTCCCTCGAAGGGCGTCGGAGCGATTCCTCCTCCGCCGCAGCGCGAATCCGGAAGCAACGCGCTGCTGGCCAACGACACCTCGATGACCATATCATTAGATGGGGCCGGTTTTGCAGTTGCCAGTGCGCCGGCACCGCTAGCAAAGAAATCGTCCGTCGACCAACAGCAGCCTCCGCctccgttgccgccgccacgtcCATCCGCTCATCGGCACacgcgcagcagcagtctCGATTTGAACAAACTGAAGCTGGCCACGGGCGCCAGTGTGGCACCGCTGAAgatgccgccaccaccggagatTCCACCGCGGGTGGTAACTCCACCAACGGCCGAtcagccaccggccggcaccaccaaccacGCGTTTGCTGATTTCACACACTTTCCGACCGGCCATCGGGGAGCAACT GCGATGGTTGAAGCGAACAACATAACAACCATCCACTTGGATGCCGCCGGCAATATGACGCACCATTCCACACCCCATCGCGGATCGGGCACGCTCCCAAAGTCGCTTGTAATGCATACTGCCCCACGGCAGAGCGCGTTCGAGGTGTACCGAAAACCGCTGACCGCGGACGGTGCTCGCACGGTCAGGGGCTCTCAATCGCCTCCCCAGCAACCGCCGCTAGTCACGTCGCGCAGCGTGGAATCTTCGGCAGTGGTCAACAGTGGTGACTATGACAAGCGAATTTCGGCACTCAGTGATAGTTTGCGCCAGGTGCGCTTCAAAAGTAACGACCCTCCGCCAGTTATGGCGGACGCACTGAAGCAGCTGAAGGAACagaacctgctgctgttgcgggTATGCAACGATCTGAGCGAGGAGCTGCTGCACATTCAGCAGAAACGCGAGGACATTCGCATCAAAATTGAGCTGCAGGAACAGATACTGGGCGGTGGCAATGCACTGGTGGCGGCTGCCACAACCGGTCCCTCGTCGCTACCGGCTTCGGTGACGGCAACACATCACCTTTCACACCATCACGCAAATCTATGA
- the LOC128270757 gene encoding protein croquemort-like, translating into MCCCCNLSPTAKRLWAIGGASGVCVFALALGFLWPVLVWEIAKNEFVLEPGTQVYDNWIDPPIDMYLELYLWNWTNAEDYRQVENYKPHLEQLGPYTFVERHERVNLQWNDNDTLTFQQKRIWHHVPEKSVGNYETDRVITINPVLLTVGYALRDDPILLGFLDGIIMLNQFASSPFYDVLVREVIFDGYDDPLLKNLLLLLDLLPEDQRPPITLPPYDMFGWFFGRNDSETYDGTFTIGTGADHVQNTGVMRLWNGANRTEHYRGVCGMIRGTTGEVWPPFGRLRGTPPNVTVFAPDVCSSVTLQYLDEIERHGIDGLRWIGNDRVFDNGVHYEETACQCTAAEENCPVLDNGAMDVSECKFGAPATVSFPHFYLANDSYLTGITGMQPDPNEHRFEMELEPYTGVPLSVRAQLQVNLDLRNYGLTLLNDIPPVMLPVLWFRQTAGLTEDLADDIKLLLLLPDIGLYIACAIGAIGIIGLLLAIYFSVTRWKPSVFSQPTLPTHPSTDDKSK; encoded by the exons atgtgttgctgctgcaacctATCTCCGACTGCGAAGCGACTCTGGGCAATTGGCGGAGCCTCCGGGGTTTGTGTTTTCGCTCTCGCCCTCGGTTTCCTGTGGCCCGTTCTGGTATGGGAGATTGCCAAGAATGAGTTTGTGCTGGAACCCGGAACCCAAGTGTACGACAACTGGATTGATCCTCCTATCGATATGTACCTCGAGTTGTATCTTTGGAACTGGACCAACGCCGAGGACTATCGGCAGGTGGAAAACTATAAGCCGCATCTGGAGCAGCTGGGTCCTTACACGTTCGTCGAGCGCCACGAACGGGTCAACCTGCAGTGGAACGATAATGACACGTTAACGTTCCAGCAGAAGCGCATCTGGCATCATGTGCCCGAAAAATCGGTCGGAAACTACGAAACGGACCGTGTAATCACAATCAATCCAGTGCTGTTG ACTGTAGGGTACGCGCTTCGAGATGATCCTATTTTGCTGGGGTTTCTGGATGGAATAATCATGCTTAATCAGTTCGCAAGCTCCCCCTTCTACGACGTGTTGGTGAGGGAAGTGATCTTCGATGGGTACGATGATCCCTTGCTCAAGAACCTGTTGCTTTTGCTCGATCTCCTGCCAGAGGATCAACGGCCACCGATCACGCTGCCACCATACGACATGTTTGGCTGGTTCTTTGGACGTAATGATAGCGAAACGTACGACGGCACGTTTACGATCGGCACTGGGGCTGATCACGTCCAGAATACTGGCGTTATGCGCCTATGGAATGGGGCGAATCGTACCGAACACTATCGAGGCGTGTGCGGTATGATCCGAGGGACGACCGGAGaggtgtggccaccgtttggaCGACTGCGGGGTACTCCGCCAAACGTGACGGTGTTTGCACCGGATGTGTGTAGCTCTGTGACGTTGCAGTACCTAGACGAGATCGAAAGGCATGGTATCGACGGTTTGCGATGGATCGGTAACGACCGAGTGTTTGATAACGGCGTACACTACGAGGAGACGGCCTGCCAATGCACAGCGGCGGAGGAAAACTGTCCAGTGCTCGATAATGGTGCGATGGATGTGTCGGAGTGCAAGTTCGGAGCGCCGGCCACAGTGTCGTTCCCGCATTTTTACCTCGCAAACGACAGCTATCTGACCGGCATCACGGGCATGCAGCCTGATCCGAACGAGCACCGATTCGAAATGGAGCTGGAACCGTACACCGGCGTACCGCTAAGTGTTAGGGCGCAGCTTCAGGTTAATCTCGATTTGCGCAACTACGGACTTAC ACTGTTGAATGACATTCCGCCAGTAATGCTGCCCGTGCTCTGGTTCCGACAGACTGCAGGCCTTACAGAGGATTTAGCGGACGACATAAAG CTGTTACTATTGCTGCCCGACATCGGGTTGTACATTGCGTGCGCAATCGGTGCCATTGGAATCATCGGCTTGCTGCTTGCGATCTACTTCTCTGTGACCCGGTGGAAACCTTCCGTGTTTTCTCAGCCGACACTGCCCACACATCCATCCACAGACGATAAGAGCAAATGA
- the LOC128274244 gene encoding putative beta-carotene-binding protein, whose product MKVILVLFGVALCAGATIAAKLAPADDPEVELPAFMEICYRDSPDLGKCIKSSIQRMLPEMHTGIESLGFPSLDPHESKSTYIDYKRNQMSASLHVKNAKTFGMSKAQIVDVRATATDKALNLGVDVRFPELVMEGYFKGEGRFNSIKLASKGYFNNTMTDVTTTWQLSGEVTERNGEQYMEINSFDMSPEVGNMKIYATGLFPDPELNDIALEFVNQYWPMIYKEMLPNSRQVWEPVMVEIVNKIFLRVPYRRLLPKRQ is encoded by the exons ATGAAAGTGATTCTGGTTTTGTTCGGTGTCGCGCTTTGCGCGGGCGCTACGATCGCTGCCAAACTTGCTCCAGCCGACGATCCTGAAGTGGAGTTGC CTGCTTTTATGGAAATATGTTACCGTGATAGTCCTGATCTGGGCAAGTGCATCAAGAGCTCCATCCAGCGTATGCTCCCAGAAATGCAT ACTGGAATCGAATCCCTAGGATTCCCATCCCTTGATCCGCACGAATCAAAAAGTACCTACATCGACTACAAGCGAAACCAAATGTCCGCCTCGTTGCATGTCAAAAATGCGAAAACGTTCGGCATGAGCAAGGCCCAGATCGTTGACGTGCGAGCCACGGCTACGGATAAGGCGCTGAATCTGGGGGTGGACGTCCGTTTCCCGGAACTTGTTATGGAAGGCTACTTCAAGGGTGAAGGACGATTCAATAGCATCAAGCTTGCATCGAAAGGATATTTTAATAATACCATGA CTGATGTTACCACGACATGGCAACTGTCTGGCGAAGTTACGGAGCGAAACGGTGAACAGTACATGGAGATTAATTCGTTCGATATGAGCCCGGAAgtgggaaatatgaaaatttaCGCCACGGGACTTTTCCCTGATCCGGAGCTGA ACGATATTGCCCTGGAGTTCGTCAACCAGTACTGGCCCATGATCTACAAGGAGATGCTTCCGAATTCACGACAAGTATGGGAGCCAGTGATGGTTGAAATTGTGAACAAGATTTTCCTTCGCGTTCCTTACCGGCGACTTCTGCCGAAGCGGCAATAA